The genomic interval CACCGTGAGACTGCCAATGTCGGAGGCGCCGCGCGCGTCCGGGGGAAAGCTGTAGGTAATGCGGTGCGTCAGCCGGGCGGGCACCTGACCCCTGGGCACCACGACGTCGAGGATGGCGGTGGCGGTGCTGCGCTCAGGGATGGGGTTCATCGCCTGACCCGGGGCGATCTGGCCGGCGGGGAGGGCGTTGCTCAGGCCGGCACCCTGCCGGGTGACCGCGCCGAGGGCCGGGCCTTCGAGCTTCAGCAGCGAGCGGCCTCCCGCATCGAGCACCTCGACCGAAGTGAGGGTGACGGGCGCGGTAAAGACGTTGGTGAAGAGGAGGTCGTATTCCAGGTGCTCCAGGCCGTCGCTGCCGAGCACCCGCAGCGGGTCGTTCGTCGAGGCCACGAGGAGCGCGGTCGGGTGCGAGGCGGACGCGGCCCGCGAACCCTGGCCCGTCACCATCGGGGCGCAGGCGGCCAGGGTAAGACAGATGAGCCCCGTGAGCGCCAGCGGCAGAGCCGTGCGGAGCGCGCGGGAACGGGGCCGTCGGGACGAGGACTCGGTGTTTGTCATGGTCAGACCCTCCCGGGGCAGGCGCCAGCGGACGGCGGCGCGGAATCGGTCAACGGTGCGGTGCACGACAGCGGCCCAAACGACTGACTCCTGGAAGACTTCGGGCTCAGACCGTCACGCTCACTTCGTAGTCCTCGCGGCTGGGCGGCGCCCCCAGCACCGGTTGAAAGCGCGCGATCTCCTCGTGGAAGACGCCCCGGGCCTCCGCCGCGTGCATCTCGGCCTCGCTCGCCCAGAGCGTCAGCAGCAGCCCCCGCCCCGTGCGGGCATCTGTGAGCAGACGGGCCTCGCAAAAGCCCGGCTGCGCTCGCAGCAAAGGCAGCAC from Deinococcus aestuarii carries:
- a CDS encoding antibiotic biosynthesis monooxygenase family protein produces the protein MHARIVTVQIRPGKMSGAVSIYRDLVLPLLRAQPGFCEARLLTDARTGRGLLLTLWASEAEMHAAEARGVFHEEIARFQPVLGAPPSREDYEVSVTV